The following DNA comes from Oceanococcus atlanticus.
GATGAACATCTCTACCGGCATCCCTTCCGGAAAGTCGCCCAGCACGATAATCGGCTCGGAGGAGAACAGCTCGTGGTTCTTGTCCACGAACAGGATGTCTTCGTAGCGCGTTATCGACCAGAACGGGCCAAAGGGGCTGTTCTTCTGATAATGCACCGGCGCTTCGTCACGCAGGCGCTTGAAGTAGGCCTGCCATTGGTCCTGCCGGTACAGAAACGGGTTGCTGGTGTCGATGTCCTCGAGCGCCAACGTGTTGACATCGGGAACGGGCGCTTCGACGAAATGGACAGGAGGTCGCCGTGGGCCGATAACCTTCTTCTTTGCCTTCACCAGCATCTTGAGTGTCCGGATCTGCAGGTGCATCGGCACCACTCTGGATGTGGCGTTGACCAGCTTGGTCTGGACTACATCGCTCATCTGCAATTCTGTTGACATGGCTTCCTCCAGTGCTTACATCTGAAATTCGGGCAGACGGACGGTCATGCCGTCCATCGCCTCGGTGGTTTGAATCTGGCAGCCCAGACGCGAGGTTTTTGCCAGCTCCGGGGTCATCGACAGCATCTGCTGTTCGTCATCACCCGGCGTGGCAGTCTTGTCGTACCATTCGTCCGCGACGATCACGTGGCAAGTGCCACAGGCACATTCCCCGCCACAGTCCCCATCAATGCCGGGAATCATGTTCTCCACGGCGATTTGCATCAGTGAGGCGCCAGCCTTGAATTCAACGACATGCTCGGTGTCGTCGTGCTCGATAAAGGTAATTTTGCCCACTGCGTTTCTCCTGTCGGTGTTCACTGCAACTTATAGTGACTGTGTGCCGACCCTCGGGGGAGGGCATTTGTTGACAGAA
Coding sequences within:
- a CDS encoding 2Fe-2S iron-sulfur cluster-binding protein — protein: MGKITFIEHDDTEHVVEFKAGASLMQIAVENMIPGIDGDCGGECACGTCHVIVADEWYDKTATPGDDEQQMLSMTPELAKTSRLGCQIQTTEAMDGMTVRLPEFQM